A region from the Coffea eugenioides isolate CCC68of chromosome 9, Ceug_1.0, whole genome shotgun sequence genome encodes:
- the LOC113783351 gene encoding uncharacterized protein LOC113783351, with protein MVCFCFLVDQTRKVRRSKPAAGICSRCGGGASVADMKTATRFCHVPFYWKTWRAIICTFCGAILRSYR; from the coding sequence atGGTTTGCTTCTGTTTTCTAGTTGATCAGACAAGGAAGGTGAGGAGGAGCAAACCGGCGGCCGGAATTTGCTCAAGATGCGGGGGAGGAGCTAGTGTGGCTGATATGAAGACTGCTACAAGATTCTGCCATGTACCCTTTTACTGGAAGACTTGGAGGGCTATAATATGTACATTTTGTGGAGCAATTCTCAGGTCTTACCGCTGA